One genomic window of Monodelphis domestica isolate mMonDom1 chromosome 1, mMonDom1.pri, whole genome shotgun sequence includes the following:
- the C2CD4B gene encoding C2 calcium-dependent domain-containing protein 4B yields MRFLEKLRDSTGVSTALEPEKVAVDLVSKRPAVSPFCNVLTPGRIPAFCIPPRLPSHTVPALQPLGSSTSPPRRCTVETDMWPHSRNSSGSTGEELLRSECVRAREDPDLTDWDPRSQAALSLPHLPRQPTSYGFCALLESPNTRRKESLFLGSSAAAAALLLQAPSQSLLRPRAHTYCGSGGTNASCNLRGRRVAPDSLAIGCSSSSSSSASSSPCRSPRPQEATAKRSRSRQRYRRLLRAPDALGRALRASGSRVLARARSVSSTEDDDEDYEAVGDARSISQTATCQSGSAQTRALSPSPSPSPLGPLQERLEVQSTLALGCDGGALHLATEYCSVSQRLRIRLLSAQGLYSCTAEPGAIGCRVSITLVLPGKTHKQRSAVVRRSRNPVFNEDFFFEGLSENDLRRTAVRVKAENKGRGLERDRLLGRGELELRTILL; encoded by the coding sequence ATGCGATTTTTAGAGAAACTACGAGACTCCACAGGGGTGAGTACAGCCCTGGAACCCGAGAAAGTAGCGGTGGATCTAGTGTCCAAGCGCCCGGCAGTCTCTCCGTTTTGCAACGTGCTCACTCCCGGGCGCATCCCGGCTTTCTGTATCCCACCTCGTCTACCCTCCCACACTGTCCCAGCTCTCCAGCCTCTTGGCAGCTCTACCTCCCCTCCTCGACGTTGCACTGTGGAAACTGACATGTGGCCTCACAGTCGGAACTCAAGCGGCAGCACTGGGGAAGAGCTGCTGCGGTCAGAATGTGTGAGAGCCAGGGAGGACCCAGACCTTACCGACTGGGATCCGCGCTCTCAGGCTGCGCTCTCGCTGCCGCACCTGCCCCGCCAGCCCACTTCGTACGGCTTCTGCGCGTTGCTCGAGAGCCCCAATACTCGCCGCAAGGAGTCTCTTTTCCTCGGGAGCTCTGCAGCCGCTGCCGCCCTTCTCCTGCAGGCCCCGTCCCAGTCACTATTGAGGCCTCGGGCTCACACTTACTGCGGCAGCGGCGGTACCAACGCTTCTTGCAACCTACGGGGGCGGCGGGTCGCCCCAGACAGCCTGGCCATTGgctgctcttcctcctcctcctcctccgccaGCTCATCTCCCTGCCGTTCTCCACGGCCCCAGGAAGCTACCGCCAAGCGCTCCCGGAGCCGTCAGCGTTACCGGCGCCTCCTCCGGGCCCCAGACGCCTTGGGCCGGGCGCTGCGAGCCAGTGGGAGCCGCGTTCTGGCCCGGGCTCGCTCGGTCTCCAGCACAGAAGATGACGACGAGGACTATGAGGCTGTTGGGGACGCACGCAGTATCTCCCAGACAGCCACCTGCCAATCTGGCTCCGCTCAAACACGAGCTCTATCCCCATCTCCGTCCCCTTCCCCTCTGGGTCCACTGCAGGAGCGCCTGGAGGTCCAGAGCACCCTAGCCTTGGGCTGTGACGGCGGTGCCCTGCACTTGGCCACAGAGTACTGTTCCGTGTCCCAGCGGCTGCGCATCCGCCTGCTCAGCGCCCAGGGCCTCTACAGCTGCACCGCAGAGCCGGGGGCCATCGGCTGCAGAGTCAGCATCACCTTGGTGCTGCCGGGGAAGACACACAAGCAGCGCAGCGCTGTGGTCCGACGGAGCCGAAATCCAGTCTTTAACGAGGACTTTTTCTTCGAAGGACTGTCAGAGAATGACCTGCGCCGCACAGCTGTGAGGGTCAAGGCCGAGAACAAAGGCCGGGGCCTGGAGAGGGACCGTTTGCTGGGTCGGGGAGAGCTGGAGCTGAGGACCATACTGCTCTGA